One window of Clarias gariepinus isolate MV-2021 ecotype Netherlands chromosome 21, CGAR_prim_01v2, whole genome shotgun sequence genomic DNA carries:
- the entr1 gene encoding endosome-associated-trafficking regulator 1, with amino-acid sequence MSKHKASKKKLIIEDDELKKEGEELNPFSFKEFIRSKNHHSGSVEPVEKASDGACSVEDEYKYTRDFENCLKADFFTDPTLLDQSFDYKPEDEWTDSYHPSAIDGAHDLGLSGALDGGAYLDHSLLSCEDKDETVNEWELGEDFSPQPHFHRKSTGSYEGDEETSVIDLTFHSKKRSTENGISYQQKLREENSQLRKHIRELINKSEADSSKIRELTDELHKRNLQEEREAKALERMVQSVEENLQLMTKRAVKAESSLSKLKQEVHQLQSQLETYRCENERFRAGESAAMSSMRQNAQVASKYLNKVAQDAETSIKQLLTGRETLCLVSELLRSIDKISEIPK; translated from the exons ATGTCTAAACACAAAGCATCCAAGAAGAAGCTTATTATTGAAGATG ATGAGCtgaaaaaagaaggagaagaacTGAATCCCTTCTCCTTTAAAGAATTTATCAGGAGCAAAAATCATCACTCTGGCAGCGTCGAGCCTGTTGAg AAAGCATCTGATGGTGCTTGTTCAGTGGAGGATGAATACAAATACACCAGAGACTTTGAGAACTGCCTTAAGGCTGACTTTTTCACAGATCCCACCCTTCTTGACCAGTCGTTTGACTATAAACCCGAGGACGAGTGGACCGACAGCTACCACCCCTCGGCTATTGACGGAGCACATGATTTAGGACTGAGTGGCGCTCTGGATGGCGGCGCTTATTTGGATCACTCTTTACTGTCCTGTGAAGACAAGGACGAGACAGTAAATGAGTGGGAGCTGGGAGAGGACTTCTCACCACAGCCTCACTTCCACAGAAAGAGCACGGGTAGCTATGAAGGAGATGAAGAGACCTCGGTTATTGATCTCACCTTCCACTCGAAGAAAAGAAGTACAGAAAATGGAATAAGTTACCAGCAAAAG CTAAGAGAAGAAAATTCTCAGCTTCGGAAGCATATCAGAGAACTGATAAACAAGTCCGAGGCTGATTCTTCTAA AATCAGAGAGCTCACAGACGAGCTGCACAAGCGAAATTTGCAAGAGGAGAGAGAAGCCAAAGCCTTAGAAAGAATGGTGCAGTCTGTGGAAGAAAATCTCCAGCTCATGACc AAGCGCGCCGTTAAAGCTGAAAGCAGTTTGTCTAAATTGAAGCAAGAGGTCCATCAGCTACAG AGCCAGCTAGAAACATACAGATGTGAAAATGAACGTTTCCGTGCCGGAGAATCTGCTGCCATGAGCTCAATGAGACAGAATGCACAAGTGGCATCCAAGTACCTCAACAAAGTTGCTCAGGATGCTGAGACTTCCATTAA GCAGTTGCTGACAGGTCGAGAGACTTTGTGCCTCGTATCAGAGCTGCTGCGGTCCATAGACAAGATCTCTGAGATTCCAAAATAG